The nucleotide window TGCGAGCACTTCAAGCGCCGTGTTCTGAGCGGGCTCCGACAGCGCGTGGGTGTCCTTGCCCACGAAGAGCGGTCCGGTGATGCCCTGCCCTGCCCGGTACTCGACGATCGCCTGTGTGATCGCGGCGATGTGCCCTTCGTTGAAGGACGACTTCAGCGACGATCCGCGGTGGCCGGAGGTTCCGAACGCAACGCGCTGCGCGGGGTCGGAGAGATCCGGAGTGGAATCGAAGTACGCGTCCAGAAGGGCGCTCACATCAACGAGGTCGCTGGATTGGGCAACGGTGCCTGCTCGATTAGCCATGGGATCAAGCATGCCACTACCCAACAGCATTAGGGGCTTCATCTCGTAGCGGAAGGAAGTGCCGGAGGGCGCTTCGACGGGGATGATCGAGCTGCTCCAGTGACACGTGCCCGGCTTCTTGACAGTGCTCCTTCTCACCTTCACTACATTGCTGAATATACCCCCCATGGGTATAGTGAACGGAGAAATGGGTACCCCCCGGGGGTACCTAGTGGCCCGTAAGGAGATGTGGTGACTGGAAAGACGAGCCAGCGTGGCGGACTAATACCACTATTTGTGATCGCCACGGCGCAGCTGATGTTGGTGCTCGACGATTCGATTGTGAACATCGCGTTGCCGAGCATTCAGGATGAGCTGGGGATCGATCCTGTGGAGTTGCCGTGGGTCGTCAATGCCTACATCCTGGCGTTCGGTGCCTTGCTTCTGCTCGGAGGTCGGATTGGTGACCTGTGGGGACGCCGGCGAACACTGCAGTTGGGTATCGCCGTCTTCGTCGTCGCTTCCCTTATCGGCGGACTTGGCCAGGACGCGATGACGCTCATCATTGCCCGAGCCGTTCAGGGTCTTGGGGCTGCGCTGGCGGCACCGAACGCGCTGGCGTTGATTACAACGACTTTCTCCGACCGGAAATCCCGGGATACCGCACTTTCCCTTTACGGGGCGATGTCCGGCCTGGGGATCGTCATTGGCCTGCTTCTGGGCGGGGTCCTCGCCGGGACCCTTGGCTGGCGGTGGGTGTTCTTCATCAATATCCCGATCGGCCTGCTTGTCCTTCTCGGTAGCCGCACACTCGTCGCAGCCGAGCGCCACACGGGCCAACTCGGGGCACCCGGAGCAGTGCTGGGGACCGGCGGGATGGTGGCCCTGGTCTACGCCATCACGCGCCTTGGAGAAGATGGCTTCGCGGATCCGGTCGCTTTGATTCTTCTTGGCGCCTCCGCCGCGCTGATTGCACTGTTCGTCCTTAACCAAAGGCGCAGCAGCAGCCCGTTGGTGCCATTGAGCCTTTTCCGCGACCGGAATCGTTCCGGGGCGTACCTGAGCATGCTTCTCTTGGCTATCGGCCCAATGGGTACCTTCTATGTGATTACGCTCTACCTGCAGAAGGTGCTGGAGTTTGATCCTTTGCGGACGGGTGCGGCATGGTTGCCCTTCGCCGCTGGCCTGATTCTTGGTGCCGGCGCGGCGCCAAAGCTCCTGCTTCGAATCGCTCCACGAACCATTGCCGCGTTCGGTTCCCTCCTCAGCGCCGTGGCCGCTCTCTGGTTCTCGGGGATTACCCTCGAGCTGAGCTACTGGTTGCATCTGGCACCAGCGATGTTTGTTCTCGCCCTTGGATTCGGACTGGGCGTTATCGCTCTCACGCAGGCTGCGGTCTACCGAATTGATCCCGACAAAGCCGGGATTGCCTCCGCGCTCCTCAATACTGCCCAACAGATTGGTGTTGCTCTTGGCCTGGCCGTGCTGGCCGGCGTCGCTGCGACCGTCACGGCGATGCCGCACAACGAGGCGATGCGGGCGGGTGAGGCGCTCGTCGCCGGATACAGCACCTCACTTATTGTGGCTGCTGGTGTTCTCGTCGTCGCCGCCGTAGTGTCGATCGGCACGCTCAGCGCAAGCCCATCAGCGGAGAATGAACCGGTAGCGCTCTAACGCGCCCCCATTAGGCCATGTGAGCATCAAACGAGCGCATAATGCACTCATGGATTGCTTCCTGCCCGGCGATGATCCGGTGCCTGGCTTATGGGGGTACTTCGCTCCGCTCCTTCCGGAGCTGACCGAACCGGCGTCGTGGTCCGGTCCTCGCTGGTGGTGGAAAGGGCCGCTCGATGTCGAGGGACTTGCGCTCGGCTCCGTGCAGGCAGTTGCCACATCTCTTGCCGCTGCGTCACCGGGCAGGAACGTTACGTTCACTTCACCGGGGGTGGCTGCGTGGTTCGACTCCTTCACCCATTTTCGGATCGCGGGGTCGCCGATCCAGGCGTTTGCGCCCCTGTCAGGGTTTCGCCGGGCAGCGGACGGCTGGGTGAGACTTCACGGGAACTACCCGCATCACGAACAGGCGCTGCTGACCGCGCTCGGTGTGTCCGCAGTGGAGGATGTCGATGCTGCGCTACTGGAATATCCGGCAGCTGCCATCGAAGAGGCCGTCACCGCCCGAGGCGGGCTGGCCGCGGCGGTTCGGACACCGCAGGAATGGGCT belongs to Arthrobacter tumbae and includes:
- a CDS encoding MFS transporter, encoding MTGKTSQRGGLIPLFVIATAQLMLVLDDSIVNIALPSIQDELGIDPVELPWVVNAYILAFGALLLLGGRIGDLWGRRRTLQLGIAVFVVASLIGGLGQDAMTLIIARAVQGLGAALAAPNALALITTTFSDRKSRDTALSLYGAMSGLGIVIGLLLGGVLAGTLGWRWVFFINIPIGLLVLLGSRTLVAAERHTGQLGAPGAVLGTGGMVALVYAITRLGEDGFADPVALILLGASAALIALFVLNQRRSSSPLVPLSLFRDRNRSGAYLSMLLLAIGPMGTFYVITLYLQKVLEFDPLRTGAAWLPFAAGLILGAGAAPKLLLRIAPRTIAAFGSLLSAVAALWFSGITLELSYWLHLAPAMFVLALGFGLGVIALTQAAVYRIDPDKAGIASALLNTAQQIGVALGLAVLAGVAATVTAMPHNEAMRAGEALVAGYSTSLIVAAGVLVVAAVVSIGTLSASPSAENEPVAL